The following proteins are co-located in the Frigidibacter mobilis genome:
- a CDS encoding AraC family transcriptional regulator encodes MTDPLSDMIQLLRPRAVVSKGISGAGAWAVRYGAFGHPGFCAVTEGSCRLAVEGETPVVLEQGDFVLLPATPAFTMSGFAPSAAQRIDPGKMAPLDREIRYGRQDGPPDLRQIGGWFTFGSPDAALLVALLPRMIHVRAAPRLAQLVALLGEEAARDEIGRDLILGRLVEILMVEALRAAPASGAQPGLLRGLADSRIAAALRGLHGDLQRPWTVVELASKAGMSRSAFFERFTRNVGLRPMEYLLAWRMAVAKDLLRGGRLTLDEVAGRIGYGSASTFSTAFSRHVGLPPGRFMRSAAAALA; translated from the coding sequence CGTGCGCTACGGCGCGTTTGGCCATCCGGGATTTTGTGCCGTAACCGAGGGCAGCTGCCGGCTGGCCGTCGAGGGCGAGACGCCGGTGGTGCTGGAGCAAGGCGACTTTGTGCTGCTGCCCGCCACCCCTGCCTTCACCATGTCGGGGTTTGCCCCGTCGGCGGCGCAGCGCATCGACCCGGGGAAGATGGCGCCGCTCGACCGGGAGATCCGCTATGGCCGGCAGGACGGGCCGCCGGACCTGCGCCAGATCGGCGGCTGGTTCACCTTCGGCTCGCCCGACGCCGCGCTGCTGGTCGCGCTGTTGCCGCGCATGATCCATGTCCGCGCAGCCCCGCGACTTGCGCAACTTGTGGCGCTGCTGGGAGAGGAGGCGGCGCGGGACGAGATCGGCCGCGACCTGATCCTGGGGCGACTTGTGGAAATTCTGATGGTCGAGGCGTTGCGGGCTGCTCCGGCGTCGGGGGCACAGCCGGGCCTTCTGCGCGGCCTGGCCGATTCGCGGATTGCGGCTGCCCTGCGCGGGCTGCACGGAGATCTGCAAAGACCCTGGACGGTTGTTGAGCTTGCAAGCAAGGCCGGCATGTCACGCTCGGCCTTCTTCGAGCGTTTCACCCGCAACGTGGGGCTGCGGCCGATGGAGTATCTGCTGGCCTGGCGCATGGCCGTTGCCAAAGACCTGCTGCGCGGCGGCCGCCTGACGCTGGACGAGGTGGCGGGGCGGATCGGCTATGGCTCTGCCAGCACCTTCAGCACGGCGTTCAGCCGCCATGTCGGGCTGCCGCCAGGTCGGTTCATGCGCAGCGCCGCAGCTGCGCTGGCCTGA